The Lathyrus oleraceus cultivar Zhongwan6 chromosome 5, CAAS_Psat_ZW6_1.0, whole genome shotgun sequence genome includes the window aatttttatataCAAATCATTTTCTATTTAATTCAAATGTGTTTACTCTTCCAAACACGCAATAAATGATATTCTAACATACACGCAACAAATGATACTCTAACAAATTTAACAAGTTTTTAACACCCCAAATGCTATAAAAAAATTACAATAATATAAATATTTACAAATAACTATCTAGGGGTGGTAAAACGGGTTCGGCCCGCTGGacatgcccgttttgcccgcacttttgtgcggggcgggtcaaggatttaggccctcaccctcaaatgtgtccgtcccgtcccgccccgtttttttcgcggTCTTTTGCGGGGCGGacatgcccgtttgccaccctATCTATAAAAATATAACAAATGCATATTATAAATGTTTACATTGAAATACAAAATCTTTATAAAATGCAATCTTTATGGGATGCAGGTTATTTATGCAATTTATCTAAAATGTATAAAAATCACAATCAATATTTTTGTAATCGAATAAAATATAATAGgtattaatatattatataaaaCTAACACAAATATATACACTCAAAGAACACATGTTatgaaataaaaagaaagaaagaaaaattaGAGCGCAAAGAAGAATAGTTAAGAGTGCAAAGAATATAATTTTTTATTGTCTTGTTCTCAAGTATCCCTTTACAATATAACATAGATCTTATTTATAGGACAAGGGATTAAACATCCATTGCTCATGATTATTCATAACAcaaatatattttaaataatcATATAAGTCTTATACTATTTAATTCAATTGTATAAGAACctttaaaataaaatttaaaaagaTTTATAACTTAAAAATATTGAGAATAAGAAAAAGTAGCATACTTCCTAAAGAAAAACAACATAAGCATAGTTTACATACAAACAAAAACATAATAGACAAATACAATGCATAAAATAATTGTTCGGTAAAACAGTAGAATCAATTTGGTTGACAGTATAATATAAGCTACAAGTATGAGCATCAGGTCAAATCAATTTGCCATTTTAAGCCAAACACAATTCTTACAATCAAAATGATCTTTATTGCCACAAGCTGGATGCTAAATAAGACATTGTCCTGGGTGTTTTTTTGATGATTGCATACAAAACATACCCCTTCAAACTATTATTCATTGAAAAGAACATAGCCATCATAACATTAAGTTTCAGGAGGAAAATCACAATCTTGGCGGATAAGTTGTTGCTAACGACTGAGATGGCCGAGCTAATCAACAGCAAGTTATTACAATCCTACCTACATCTGGATTTCTGGAAAAGTAAATATCCTCAAATTATCCTACAACACATGACATTGACATGATCATAGAATAGAATAGAGATCATTTTCTAAGCTTCTCCTTCATCTTCTCTACAGCAGCCCTAAGAGTTCCTTCATCCTTGCAGAAAGTAAACCGGACTAGATTTTTTCCCTCTTCTGGATTCAAGTAAAACACACTCGTAGGAATTGCCACCACTCCCACCTCCTTAACAAGATATTCGCAAAATTCAACATCGTTTTCATGTCCAAAAGGGGTGTGATCTACAACCACAAAGTATGTTCCATTGGACGGGAATATCTTGAAGCCAACATCCTTCAACCCTTCAACCAAAATAGCTCTCTTTGCCATATAATCCCTCTTCAATTCAGTGTAATAAGAATCTGGTGCTCTTAGAGCTACTGCAGCAGCCCGCTGCATAGGATTTGAGGTTGCAAAAGTGAGGTAAGCATGTGCCTGTCGCACTCCCCATGTTAAGTGAGGAGGTGCTATGGCCCAGCCGATTTTCCATCCGGTCAAGGAGAATGTCTTCCCTAACGAGTTCATTGTCACCGTCCGCTCGAACATTCCAGGCAAAGAAGCAATAGAAATGTGTTCCAAATCAAATGCCAACTTGTCATAAACTTCATCACTGAACACCAAAACATCATTCTCGATGCAAAGAGATGCAATGGTATTGAGCTCCTCTCGAGTGAACATCTTTCCGGTAGGATTGTGAGGGGTATTTAAAAGAATGGCACGAGTATTCTTTGAGATGGTGGACTTCAACTCTTCAATCGGGAGAGCAAAATCTGGAGGGCGCAAAGTAATGCCTTTTACTTTTGCACCAGCCATGGATAAAGTGGCTTCATAAGAATCATAAAAAGGAGCAAACACAATAACCTCATCACCCGAATTTATCAATCCTAAAATAGTTGCAGCAATTGCTTCTGTGCACCCAGACGTAACAGTAATTTCCTTTTCAGGGTCCACCACTAGTCCAGTATCTTTCTTGAACCTCTCAGCAATGGCAATATTGAGGTCTGGAACTCCATAACCCCTTGCATACTGATTATTCCCATCTCTGATTGCCTGAATTGCTGCTTCCTTTACGAAATCCGGACCATCGAAATTGGGAAAACCTTGACCAAGGTTTATGGCTCCATGTTTGATGGCAAGCATACTCATTTGGGTGAAAATTGTAGTTTTGAACTTCTCCAACCGCTTTGCAACCTAACAAACAAAATGACAGCAAACGACAACTATTAACATAAAAACATGGTTCAACTAGAAGCAATGAAGTTCTTTTTCTTCCCTCTTCATTTTCTGCACTTATTATGGTCAGTAATAACAGTTAAACAATAGACCCCTTAGGAACCCAAGAATTGGATTCCAAGGAAACAACACTTCTATTAAGAAAACAGGAGAGAAATCTCTCCTCCAAGGGTTTCCCCTTCACAATATACTTGCTACTTTATTCACAAATTATTACAATATTCAATAATGATCCATTCTACATTGTATTCTATTCTCCTATTTAAACAAATAGTCCTATAACAACCTCAACTAACTAACTTCAGTAACAACTCTTAACTACTTTAAGTCCGCTAATTAACGTTCTTCCGTTCATAAATTACCCACTACTTCTAAGCGAGATTTGATCCTAGGAGATTTGATCCTAGGTCATTACAAATGAACTTAGACCTTATTTTTAAAAGCTAAACAAGCTGGCATCATCAAATAAACTTAGACTATATTCTGATAAACAGTCTATTTAAGCGCTTAAAGCATAAACGTTTTTCATGTGTGTATGTATAAGCTATTTCTAcaagaaaaattaaaataagtcaCACTTATGAGTTGTTTTCATAAGTTATCCTAGATAACCTATTAGAATAAGCTAAAAACAACTTATTGACATGTTATAAATTGTTTGCACAAATCCTCTCTATCACTCTTACAAATGCTCATATAAATGGATAAATCCAAACATATGCAGTTAACTCCATTTCATCTTTTTTTTAATTAATCCAAATAATGGAACATAAATTTATACCATTTCATTTCATTAATCCAAAAATACACTTAATGTTAGCAAATAGACCCTAATAGGGGTTTATTTCCTCCTTTCTCTCTTCCTTCCATTTTCCCACAAACCATTTTACTTCCTATATCCCCTACCTCAGAAACAAAATTTAAATAAATCAGAAGTTAATATGAATAATCTCAAGTCAAATAAGTGAATTAAACAAACTAATGAAACctaaaaaaaaatcattaaaatcGCATCTATAAGAAGAACGAAATCCAAAAGTGAGACTAATTGAAAATAAACAGTTACAAAAAAGCGATCAAAACCATACACAATATTACAGTATTTTAATATGTAAAAGAAATAAATATAGGGATCTGGAATGGATAATAGAATAGGCCGAACCTGCAAAGGCTGAGTTTCTGTGGAAACGGTGGACATGGCGGCGGAAAGGAGAGGTTTGGAGAAATAGGGGGTGTTGAAATGATTAGAAAAGCGTAACAATTTGGAGGAGGGTATGAATCTGAAGAGAGAGTGCGTGCAGCAAGGGATATTATAGAGCTGCATAATATAGTACTAATAAATGAAATTTGATTCTATCTGATTTATGCTCTTGACAGTGCCGTTTATGGTAAGGAAGGAGAGTATTGATTATTGAACATAAAAATGTACTTTActttttatataaaaatatattttcaattAAATCCATTTTCAATTTAATAATGTCACTGATTTTCTTATATTTTATTTAGTGGTGTTTGGGGAAAATTTATCTGAAAGAATTGAATATGTGTTTAGGAAATTCAAATTAAATTTAGTAGATAAAGAATGAGTGGTTTGGAGGAGAAAATTCATTATGTGTATCTAATAGATTTTTAAATGGAGAGTATTCAATTTAATAGTGACGGAAATAGAACTTGTATCTATGGGTATTTGTCCAACTTTATCTTGAGTTTGATAAGAAAAGTTTGCTTTAAGTAAGTTTAGGTTATGTGTTTGAGTTTTCTCGAACTTTAAAAGATGATATTAGATGGTAAAAGAAACACTACTATATGATAAATATTATTTGGAGAAATTTTTCTTTAAGGTGAAGCTGCAATCGTCATATTTTATTAGAGGTATATTGGTTAGGATTCATGATCACCATTGTTAGTGATCTAAGGTTTCGTGTAGGTTTTTTCCTTTTTTATGTTATTCATCGATTAGTCGCCTTCGTTGTGTTGGTTATGGGATCTTTTTTATATGATAAGTCCTCTTCCTCTTGGATATTGGAGAGGTGTAGGTTAATGATTTTTAGTAACCATTAACCCAATGTAACCGACTCATTATTAATTGTTTTGTAACTGACTCGTTCATTGGAATGTCATAACGGCTCCGACTTGGAGATCATGGATCTCGTTGCCCGACTTCATAATAATTTCCCAAGATGCACACCGCCCATATCAAAAATCAGAGAAGCATAATCGACTTTAAGAATTTTAGGGTGTACATAAGTCACTCGATCATGAAGCCCCATGGGATGAAATGTTCAGACAAAGAATCTTGAAATTCTCTATCCTTGAATAAGTTGTACTTCAATCCGATTTGGTTTTATGGGGAAGCCAATCATGACTCTAATTCAACAGGGTTTCTAAATCGTTTCTAGACATGGAAAAGTCAGAGAGTCCCAGTGGGATCTCGATCATTTAGTGTCAAAGAACTCGGTAGGTTCTAGACATAGAGCAGTCGGAGAATCCAAGTGGGATCTCGACCATTTAGTGTCATAGAACTTGGTACGTTCTAGACTTAGAGAAGTCGGAGAGCCCTAGTGGGATCTAAACCATTTAGTGTCGTAGAACTCGGTAGGTTCTATACATAGAGAAGTCGGAGTACCCCAATGGGATCTCGACCATTTAGTTTCATAGAACTCAGCAGGTCATAGACATAGAGAAGTTGGAGAGCCCCAGTGGGATCTCGACTTGTTGGCGTTCCGTTTTAACTAAGCCAAAGCTTGGCATGTTATTAGAATTGTGATAGCCTATGTGGGTTTTCAAATATTAGTAGTGACCAAATCCTGATAGATTACAAGTTGACAAATTCCGAGTATGTCTTGCTTCATTCTTTACATGATCCATATGAGTTAGGGTTCAACGCCCGAGAATATTTGGTGTGATTAAAATCATCCCTCATCAGAGCATTGGTTCATAATCGTTTAGTCATCCTTTACGGATGCATTTTGTAATGTTTGGACGTTTTCCTGATCCTCTGACAATAATGTGTTAGTCCTTTTGGATTTTTTATGTAGCCCTAATATGTTTTATATCTTTGATAACAATTGATTTGTTCGATGAAAATCAGATAAAATCAGAGCCCATGTAGCTAATTTATAAAGTCTGTAGTTCCAAAACTAGATAAAGTCTATTTAGTTTTACATTTGTCAAGATTTATGTGCAACTCTCTAACACTCCCCACCGGTAAACCAAGAAATGGTTTAATATGAAATTCATCAAAAACTCCAAAATCATCTTCTACGACATGTAAGAATTCGTAATTATCCTTCCTGGATAAGGTTGTGATATGGTCCAGAGTAAAATATTTGAAATTCATTAGTGCAACCAAGTTCAGCTATGAACTCATAATAGCTTTCCGATAAAACATACTTGCTTTCTTTCAAGACGCAAGTCCTTTCAACTTTCTTACACATATTATCACCACAATTGTGTCACATGTTTAGCAAGTAATCAGTCAACTGAAAAATGCACATTACATATTGATCACACACTATTAACACAAACTATTAGCTACCActaaataattggaattttttACCCTCTTAGTAACGCAAAAATATTATTATAATGTAATACGCACATAAACACATACATCAAGTCAATGCAGCTTCACAACTTAAACATTCATGTCATTCTCATTACTGATTTCAATATTATTCATGTAACATAGCATGATCACATCTTGTAAGTGGATAAGAGAACTTATTTGAATGAAAGTTATTGCCACTGACAGTGTTGTCGTGTAGAAATTCGAATGATATCATGTTACCAAAGATGCCAGAAGATGGATGTGTGACCTGGACATCGATCACTGATCGTAACCCTAAAAAACTCTATGAATTCATAGGCTTTGACAAAAGCTTCCTCGTGACGAAGTCACTGTTTAGGCGTTCAAAATCTCAACACCAAAATCCTTAGGCCTCATAATCTAGGGCATTAAGCCCCAAGTAAAAACCATCCTTGTTATCCAAACTTCAAATGAAGGATTTTAATGATCCTATAAGGAGTGACACTTCCTGGTTTCACATCAGCATATATCGTCATAAACCCTTGACCACTTGAAATAATCCACCCTTTTAATCATTCTTTTTCTTTACTTCGGCTTTATTAGATGTTGGCATATCTCTCCATGTATACAACACAAGATGTAAAACAAATTAAATTGTGCAACAAATAAACTTAATCAAAACCGCAACATCAAAACTTAATCAATTTCACAAAAAATCCACACTCGGATAATGAAAAACTACATTTTTGTGAATTAACTGGAAATATGAAAGAGAGTAAAAAACAAAGCATAACCTCTTTACTTGATTTTATGGTTTCGTTGTTGTCTTCTTTAACAATCAAGTCATTTGCCCTATAGGTCGTGAATTAATCGACCCTGTCACTTTGATTCTCAAAAACCTCCAACTTTAGACCATTGCcaaacctttgccaactgcattCCCGACTTCTGAACCCTGAAGATGGCTTTATTCACGCTGACTTTCGCGACCGCAGTTCCAATCCCGGTGCCG containing:
- the LOC127084101 gene encoding uncharacterized protein LOC127084101: MQLYNIPCCTHSLFRFIPSSKLLRFSNHFNTPYFSKPLLSAAMSTVSTETQPLQVAKRLEKFKTTIFTQMSMLAIKHGAINLGQGFPNFDGPDFVKEAAIQAIRDGNNQYARGYGVPDLNIAIAERFKKDTGLVVDPEKEITVTSGCTEAIAATILGLINSGDEVIVFAPFYDSYEATLSMAGAKVKGITLRPPDFALPIEELKSTISKNTRAILLNTPHNPTGKMFTREELNTIASLCIENDVLVFSDEVYDKLAFDLEHISIASLPGMFERTVTMNSLGKTFSLTGWKIGWAIAPPHLTWGVRQAHAYLTFATSNPMQRAAAVALRAPDSYYTELKRDYMAKRAILVEGLKDVGFKIFPSNGTYFVVVDHTPFGHENDVEFCEYLVKEVGVVAIPTSVFYLNPEEGKNLVRFTFCKDEGTLRAAVEKMKEKLRK